The region GCCCACCGCGCGGCCGGTGCGGTCCTCCACCGCGGCGAGCATGCGGGACCGGGCCGCCGGCGCCAGGACGTCGAAGCCGGCGCGCAGGGCCGGAAGACGGTCGAGGAAGGCCCGGTCGGTGAGGGACTCGACGCGCTCCAGGAGCGGGTCCACGGCCTCGCCCGTCTCGAGCAGCGGACCGGCGGCGAGCAGTGTGCCGCGCAGGAACGAGGCGAGGTCGGAACGGAGTTCGGGAGTCACCGCACCGTCGACACGGGAGGCCAGCCGGGTGCCGAAGTCCGTCGCCTCCCGCAGCCCGAGCAGCACCCGGGCGGCTCCCGCGGCGCCGCGGATCAGCGGCGTACCGTCCTCGTCCAAACGGGCGAGGGCGTCCGCGAGCCGGAGCCCGCCGCCCGCGCCGTCCACCCGGGTGGCGAGGTCCACCAGAGCGCGGGCGTCGGCGGTGTCGGTGGAACCGGTCAGCCCGTCGAGCGCGCGGACACCGGCGGAGCCCAGCTCCTCGTACGCCGCCTCGATCCGCTCCTTCTCCCAAGAGGCGGGCAGCCCCGGCACATGCCCCGCGTCGATCCGGCTCAACAGGTCGAGCCCGCCGAGGAGTTCGGGCAGGGAGGCGGACGCGGGCAGCAGTTCGGCGACTTCCGCGAGGCGCTTCGAGGCGAGCCCCGGAAGGGCGCAGCGGGCCGCGTCCTCGAGCCCGGCGAGCACCTGGGCCGCGGTCGGACCGCCGTCACGCCGCTCCGCTGCCCGTCGCCGCGCCAGTACGCCGCCGGCCGCCTGCTCCAGCGTCACTCCGTGAACGCCGGTCACATCCAGCATCGCAGCGGTCGAGGGAGTCCAGGTCACCGTCCAGCGTGTGGTGAGCGCGGTGCCGTCGCCGACCCCTGTGACGCCGGCCTCCTCGCCGTAGGGAACACGGCAGATCGCCATCCTGCGCAGAGAGATCTCGCGCCGGCGGTCGAGCTCGGACCGCAGCGCGTCGAGCCGCAGCTCACGACGGGCGGGAGCGGTGGGGGACGGCAGTGAGAGTTCCGCGAGGAGGCCCTCGACCGCCGGGGCGAGCCCGGAGCGTGGCGTGCCGGGGGCGAGCCTCCCCTGCCGGTCACCGACGAGCACCCGCTCCATGGCCGCGGCCACCACCCGTCCCCGACCCAGCAACTGGCCCTGCGTGAGCACGGTCTGCACCGCCTCGACCAGCTCCCCGCGGCCCGCGGCGGGCAGCCCGCGCAGCGTGGCCAGGTCCCGCGCCACCCGCACCACCTCCCGGGCGTCCGCGGGGCCGCTGGGATGCCCCGTCTCGCGGACGGCGGCGCAGATCCGCACGGCCGTCGCCGTCAGCAACTCGTCCAGCCGCCCCGGCTCCCCGGCCGCCCGGAACACCCCCCGCTGCCACTCCGGATCACGGATGCCGGCCGGATACCCCGACCGCTCGTCGAGCAGCGGGTACGAGTAGGGCACGAGGGAGGTGATGACCGAGGGGACGTCCTCCGCGGATCCGGCACCCGAACGCACCGGTCCGGCACCCGAACGCACCGGCCCGGCAACTGAACCCACCGGCCTGACACCAGAACCCACCGGACCGGAACCAGCCCGCAGCAGCGCCGGCGCGTGAAACGCCCCGATCACTGCTGCCGTGCGCCGTCCCGAGTACTCGGCCAGCCGTCCCCGCATATTGGCCTCACGCCGCAGGTCGTACGGGTCCACGGCGTCCTCGCCTGTGTCCGCCCGCAACGCCCAGCCGACGAGCAGCGCGGCGCGCCGCAACTCCTCCGCCCCGGCGCCCGGCGCGCCCGACTCCACCAGCCGGGCCCACAGGTCGTCCTCCGTCCGGCCCCCGGCGAGCGCTCGCAGGGCGGCCGCCAACCGCCCACGGCCGCCGCCCGCACCGCCCGCGTCCGGCTCCTCCGTCACCACCCGCGCCCGCTCGTCCGCGTCCCGTGCGGCCAGAGGCAGGTCGAACGGCACGACCGGCACTCCCGCCTCCCTAGCCCACCGAATCGCCGCCAGCTCCGGGGAGAACTCGGCGAAGGGCAGAAAGACCACCCCGCCGTGCTCCCGGCTCCCCGCCAGCGCCACCGGTGGCACCGTCGCCGGATCCGCCAGGTGTTCCAGCCACGGCGCGAACTCCTCCGGAAGCTCGATGAGGAGCACCTCCGGTGCCGCCGCCGACAGCATCCCCGGGACGGCCGCCGCGAGCGCGGGCGAATGGTGCCGCACGCCGATCAGGAACGGCTCCCGACACTCGGCCAGCGCCTCCAGAGCCGCCTCGGGCGACGCTGCCGAGTCGGCCGCCGCCTCACACGAGGTCATCGCGCAGCTCCCACAGCGTCCGCCACAGCGCGGCGCCCTGCTCCGCGCGCCGCCGCACCGGACCGTCCCAGTAGCCCAGCAGCCGTGCGTGATCGGCCGGGTCGTCCTTGCGCACCGTGCCGAGCAGATGGCCGGGCAGGGTGCGCACGACATCCCTGCCGTCCCCGAGATACGCGGCGCCCAGGCCCATCGACGTGGCGACCTGCACCGCCTCCGCCGTCGACATCACCGTGGTGGGCCGCTCGACCTCCCAGCCCTCCGCGCTGCGGCCCGAGCGCAGATCCCGGAAGGCCGTGACCAGTGCCTCCAGCACCGCGTCGTCCACGCAGAAACGGGCACCCGAGCGGGCGAGCGCCGCCGTGGCCTGGCCACGGACCAGCTCCGTCTCCGCGTCGAGGTCGTCGATCGGTCCGACGGTCTCGAAGTTGAAGCGGCGCTTGAGGGCGGCCGACATCTCGGAGACACCGCGGTCACGGAGGTTGGCCGTCGCGATCAGCGTGAACCCCGGCACGGCGTGCACCGTGCCGTCCCCGTCCGGGCCACCGGCCAACTCCGGTACCGCGATGCGCCGTTCGGACAGCAAAGACACCAGGGCGTCCTGCACCTCGGGCAGACAGCGTGTGACCTCCTCGATCCGGGCGACGGCTCCCCGGGTCATCGCCGTGAGCACGGGTGAGGGCACCATGGCCGCGCGGCTCGGCCCCGCGGCGAGCAGCATCGCGTAGTTCCAGCCGTATCTGAGCTGGTCCTCCGTGGTGCCCGCGGTGCCCTGCACGGTGAGCGCGCTGGTGCCGCACACGGCGGCGGCCAGCAGTTCGGAGAGCATCGACTTGGCGGTGCCGGGCTCGCCGACCAGCAGGAGACCCCGCTCGCCCGCGAGCGTCACCACACACCGCTCGACGAGTCCCCGGTCGCCCACGAACTTCCGTGACACGACGAGCCGTCGCCCGTCCGCGCCGCTCAGCGTCTCGCCGTCCGAACCGCACACGAACGTCACCACGGCACGCGGGGTCAGGTGCCAGCCCGGCGGTCGCGGCCCCTCGTCGTACGCCGCGAGAAACGCCAACTCCTCGGCGTAACGGTCCTCGGGCAGCTCGATCTGTCGCGCACCCGTCACGCTCGACACGCCGGTTACACCGGTTACGCCCACCGCTTCTGTCACGTCCGTCCTGGTCGTCGCACCCGCTGCCGTCACCCCGCTCGCCGTGGTCTGTCCGTCGCTCATGCCCTGCCTCCGCTCCGGCCGCCTCTGCCGCCCCGGCCACCGCGCCCGGCGAACTCCTCGAACCCGGGCACGTCACCCTCGACGACCCTCTGCCAGGCCCGCGCGAACAACTCCGGCACCGGACAGTCCGGCACCATGAAACCGTGAGTCGTCTCCGGCAGCAGTGGGGTCTTCCAGCTCTCGACGGGCAGCCGCGGCGCCTTGTGCTCCAGCCAGCCGCCGGGCAGGAACTGCGCTCGCCCGGCCCGGGACCGCTTCGCCTCCACCACCAACCCGGCGGCGGCCAGTTCGGCTCGGGCCCGCTTCAGCCGCGTGGGCTTCCAGCCGGTCCAGGCCGCCTGGTTGCGGTCCGTCGGGTCCGGGAGCGCGAGCAGCATCAGATAGAGCCCGGCCGCGTCCTCGGAGAGCCCGCACCTCTGCGCCGCCTCGGCCACCAGCTCCGGCACGCTGTGGGCCGGGTGCTGCGCGGCTCCGGGTGTGCCGTCCGCCGTGATCAGGGCGGTGAACTCCTCGCTCAACAGCGTGCGCAGCGGCTGCAGTTGACCGATGTCCCGGCTCAGCCCCGCGAGTAGCTTCAGGGCCGGGTGATCGGGTCCGCCCTCCTCGCCCGCCTGCGGCAGCACGGCCGACGGCCGCAGCCATACGGTGTCCCACTCCGAGCGGTGCCGCATCGGCGCCAGCACGATCGCCGGGCCCGCCCGCAGCAGGCCCTCCGCGTCCCCGCCCCCCTGGGCGGGCAGCCCGAACGTCTCCCGTACCCGGGTCGACACCGTGTTGCCGTCATGCCCCCAGGTCACCCCGAGGTCGAGCAGCAGCCCGGGGTCGGTGAGGCGCTCGCGGAGCATGCGCAGGGTCTCGGGCAGCGTCGCGCGCAGCGGATCGCCGTACGGCAGCCGATAGGCGAGCCAGCGCAGCATGCTGACGTACGCGGCAAGGGTGGATCCGGTGAACAGGGCCTCGGCGTCCAGCGGTTCGAGTCCGTTGCCCCGCATCCGCTGCTCGGTGCGACGGGTCAGCTCGGGGCGAGCCTGGGGGTTGAGGACGGCGTCGAGCATCCGGCCCGGACCGATCTCGCTCACCATCCGCGCGATCAGCTCGGGCGGCGCCGCCCGCCGCTGCCCCCGCCGCTCGATCCAGATCCGTACGACGGGCTCCAGGTCGAAACCGTCGGTCCACAGCCGCTCCATGTGTCCGGGGTCCGCGGGGAGCAGCGCGGCGGTGAACAACTGCCTTTCGGCGACGGAGAGTTCGCCAAGTGCGCTCCGGGCGGCCTGTGCCTCCGAGGTCTTGGCGCCGAGCGGCTGAAGCTGCTCCGCGGGCAGAAGTCCGTCCTTGCCGTACGAGTTGAGCCCGGGCAGGCCGAGGAGCAGCAGCGCTCCGGCCACCGCGCTCACCCCCACCCGCTCGGCGAACTCCCGTGCCTGCTCCGGCCGGTAGGGCAGCGGTCCCCGCTCCCTCACGAGTACCACCAACCGCCGTACGGCGGGCGCCAGGGCTTCGTCGCCGGACGTGCCCCGGATCTCGGACTCGACGAGGGCGAAGCCCTCCCAGGGGCCGAACTCGCCCGCCGGGTCGTACTCGACGGCGTTCCAGTACGCGTCGTCCGCGTCGACCTTCTGACAGGACAGGATCAGCAGCCGCCGGTCGCCCGAGGCCAGTACTTCCCCGACGCGCTCCGGCCGCTCCGACCGGGAGGCCTTGAGCTGTACGACCCGCAGTCGTCCGCGGGGATCGACGAGCACGCCGTCGCCGACCGACAGGACGACGTCGAGGAATTCCAGCAGCCCGGCGCGCTGGTCCTCCGGCGTGGTGGGCGCGGCGGCGCGCAGGGCTGCCGCCGCCGTGCCGGGACCGGTCAGCGAGAGCCAGGCGACGCCGGTGCCGACGAACGGGAACTTCGCGGGCGCTGTGCCCGGGGCCAACAGCTCGCGCAACGCCCTGAGTTGGTCGACGGCGGTGGTCGCGTGCTGTTCGTTGCCGTAGTAACCGTAGAAGTGTCCGGGAGCGGTGAGCTCCCGCAGCGCCTCGCGCAGGACGTGGTCGTACGCGTGCCGGACTTCCTCCTCCTTGTCCTGGGGCGCGGCGACCGGCCGCGCGGCCCGTTCGGCGAGCGTGGCGATCCGCTTGGCGCAGCGGGCCGTCTCCTCGACCAATCCGGCCACCCCGAGCGCGAGCCGCTCGTCGGTGACGGCGGGCAGCAGCCGGGCCACGGCCTCCCGCGGGCTCTCGCCGTTCCGGACGGCGGCCAGCAGGACGGCGGCGTCCGTGTCGGTCACGGCCCGCAGCGCGGCCGAGCCGTGCTCGTCGCGGGGGCGCAGGGCGTGCCAGTACCACAGCGGCGGCAGGAAGCGGGTGCCCGCCGCGTGTACGCTGCCGCGGTCGCCCAGCTGGACGCGGGCCATCGACAGGCCGTCCGCGTCGCACAGCTCGACGATCGTGCGGTTCCAGCCCTCCTGTACGGGGTGCAGGACGGCGCCGCCCGGCAGGCGCAGGGGCGGGGCGGGAATGCCCTTGGTGGTCGCCGGACTACGGCTCCCGTCGACCGAACAGGCCGTCCAGGCACCGGAGTTCCGGTCGTGCGTCACCCACCAGCCGAGCAGCCCGTCCTTGCTGCCGAACGGTGAACCCTCCAGACCCGGCTGGACGGGTAGCAGCCGGCAGTCCGACTGTGTGAGGGCGACGCCCGGGCGGGCGTCGGCGAGCGCCGAGTCGAAGAACGCAGGCACCGACGCCCGGCCGCGCTTGGCGGTGGCGGGGTCGTACTCGTGCCAGTGGTTCTCGTGCAGCACCCAGTACGAGATGCCGTCCGAGGCGATCTCGCGGCGCTGCTCGGCGAACGTGGTGTCCCCGGCGTGCACGGGCCGGCCGCCGAAGCAGCGGCCACCGTCGGGCAGCGCGAGCGACACCGGGTGGCCGCCGTACCAGCCGCCCGGAAGGCCCGTCGGCTTGAACACGTCGGCGGGGCGTCCGGACCAGACGGCCCGCTGTTCGTTCCCGTACCCGGACGCGATGAGCCACTGGCCGTCCACGTGACGCACCGTCGGCTCGCCGTACTGGCGCCCCTGGGACGGCAGGGTGAGCGTGCGCGAGTCGAGCAGGGCGTCGGGGCCGGCCAGCACGACCTGGGTCTCGACACGGACGATCAGCGCGGGCCAGGCGTCCGCGTACTGGTACGACCGGCCGTGCTGGTGCGGCCACGGGTGTTGTCCGCTCGTCGGCGGGGCGACCTTGCCGAGGGTGTCCAGGGCCTTTTCCAGGGCGGGCCAGCCCAGTTCGTCGAAGATGCCCGTGCGCAGGGTGCGGCCCAGGACCGGTGCGGGATCGAAGCCGACGATCCGCCGGACGGCCTGAGGTGCCGTCGCCAGTGCGGCGGGTGCCGAGAAGCGGGAGACCTTGGTCAGCAGCTCCTTGAGCCCCGGCAGGCCGACCGGCTCGGCCAGTTCGTCGGCCCGGTCCCGAAGCCAGCCCGCCACGGCCGTGCGCAGCGACGGATGGTCCGCGAGCCGCCGCACGCGGGCCGAGGGTCCGGACGCGGGTGCGTCCACGAGCGAGAGGCTCTCCACCGCCCTGCGCAACAGAGGAGCGAAGCGCGGGTCGGCGGCGACCGCGGCCAGATCCCGGCGGCCCGGGCGCTCGTCGTCCGTCCAGTAGCGCAGTTCCAGGCCCTCGGTCCCCGGCGAGGGGTCGGCGACCGGCACACCCGCCGCCAGGGCGGTGTCCAGCAGGTCGAGATCCACGTAGGAGTTCCAGCCCTGCTCGCGCAGCAGCCGCACCGGCTTGCCGTCGGCGATCAGCCGGGGCGCCAGCCGCTCCACCAGGGCGAGTTCCTCGACGAGCCGCTTGCGCTGCCGCCAGCCACGCTGACGGTGCCGGTCCCAGGAGCTCAGCCAGTCGGCCGCGTCGACCGTGCCGTCGACCAGCAGACCGATCGCCCCGCAGGCGTCGAGCAGCGCCAGCCACGCCGCGTCGAACTCCTCGCGCTGATCACCGCCCGTGGACGGCATCAGCGTCAACAACCGCTCCCGTACCGCCGGATCCTCGTGCGCCAGCTCCGCCAGAGCGGGCAGCGCGGACTTCCAGAAGCTCCCGGCCGCGCGGTTCATGGCCCCCGAGGGGAGGATCTCGGCGAGCAGCGCACCCTCCTCGGCACGCGGATCGAGCCCCGCCCCCTTCGCCAGCCGCCGCAGATCCTCCAGCATGCCCGCGTAGGGAGCGATCCCGGCCGCGCAGCGCTGCGAGGACAGTGTCCTGAACTGCTCGTAAGCGGCTGCCCCGGACAGTCGTGCCGCCAGCCCCTTGGCGTGGTCGCGCAGCGCCTTGCCGCTCAACGCGCCCGCCCCGGCGAACTCCAGGAACACCTCCCGCAGCCGGTCCTCGTCCACGTCCAGGGCGTGCCGCTGCTCGGCCGCCCGGGCCTTGCCGAAGAACGACGCGGCGTGCTGGCGCGACTCCGCCGCCAGGAACAACCGGGCCACCTGCTCGTAGTACGTCGGCAGGAAGTGCGGCACCGAGCGGTCCAGCCGGGTGCCGATCTCGTCGAAGCCGTCCTTGGCGTGGCCCGGCTTGCTCGACACCATCCGGGTGAGCCGCTCCATCTCCTTGACCACGGCGAGCGCATGGTGCCCGTTCACCGGGTCGTTGACCAGCGCCCAGGCGGGGAACCCCAGCGACTGGCGCCTCACCCGGCCCACCGGCGCCGAGTCGGCGGTGCCGAAGCCCAGGTACTCCAGGGCGAGGTCCTCGGCGGGCCCGATCGCCTCGGGCACCAGCCGCACCACCGTGCGCCCCTCCAGTACGGGATGCCCGTACGTCCGCGCCGTCAGCACATCGCCGGCACCCTTGCCCAGCGGCAGTACCGCTCCCGACTCCAGCAGCTGATCCCCGCTCACAGCTCCCCCTCCTCGTCCTCGCCGTTCACCACACGCCCCGCGTACACCAAAGCCGCCATCCGAACCCCCTCCGACCAGGCCACCGGTCCCACTTCCCGCAGCGGCAGCCGGCGCCCGCCCGCGGCCCGCCACTCCAGGCCGCCGGTACGGGTCTCGGACTCCGGGTAGTCGGCGCCGATCCAGTAGGCCGCCTCCACCGCGACCCCGTTCTCGATCAGCGGGCACACCGCGTACCCGCCGCGCACCCGATAGCCGTACGAACCCGCCCGCGCGGTCGCGTGCCGCAGTTCCTCGAACTTCCCGCCCGCGTAGGCGCTCCACTCGAAGGCGGCGCCGTCCCTCTCGTCCGGCCGCGGCCAGACCTCCCGGAACAACTGGCCCGCGCCCTGCTCGACACCGAGCTCCGCCGCGAACTCCCGCAGCTCCTCCAGGTCTTCGAGGAGCACCGGATGCGGTATCACCACCGTCCGCGCGGCGAGCCGGACCGAGTCGCCGTCGAGGTCCACCACGCCGAGGCCCTGCTCCGGATCCGCGTCCCGCAGGAATCCGGCGCGCTCCAGCGCGACCGTGCCGTCCGCGTCCACCGGCGCCACCACCAGATCCCGCAGCGCCTCCTGCCAGGCGGCATCGGGCCACACCCGGGCCAGCAGATCCGTCGGCACGGGCAGGGAGCGGACGATCCAGGTGTCCACCTGGGAGCGGCACTCCTGCTCATGCCGCTCCAGCCACTCGGCCAACTGCCGCAGCCGGACGACCTCCACGTCGTCCCGCAGCTTCGCGGGCACCTGCTTCAGCGTGCGCCCCGCCGCGTTGCGGCACCGCACCTGTACGCCGTCCAACGTGACGGCGTACCCACTGGATGTCTCGATCCAACCCATGACAGGACCCCTCCCGAACCCACCTGCCGGCGATGGTGATCACAGTAGGGGAGGGGTCTGACAATGCCCCGATGGGCTGTGCTCAAGCGGCTTTGAGCTGCGGTTTCTACGCGGCGTCCAGGGCGGCGCGGCAGGCACGCAGCAGCTGTTCGTCCTCGGTGATGTCATGGCTGCCGTATCCGCCGGCCCGAGCCTGGTGCCGCCGTGGTGTGGCGAGTTCCGTACGGAGCAGATCGTGGGCGGGCGAGCCCGCCGGACCCATCCGTATCAGACAGTCGGCGAGGACGGTGCGGGTGTGCGCGTTCTGCTCCCAGGCGGAGCGGAGCGCGGGGAGGACCGGCTTGGGATCCCCCGCGATGTCCCACAGGGCGCCCGCGGCGATCGCGCGCGGCCACACCTTCCCGGAGTCGGCCATGCGGCGCAGTGCCGGCAGGGCGGGTCGGGCCGCGGGACCCAGCCGGGCCAGGGCCTCGGCCGCGTTGCGTGCGTGGAGCGGCTCCTCCACCAATTCTCTTCGCAGCGTCAGCAGTACGGCCTCCGCGTCGCCCTCCACCGACCAGAGCGCACCGGCCGCCGCCACCGCGGATCCCCCGTCCAGCAGCTTGCGCAGGGCCGGTATCGCCTCCCGCGCGTCCGGGCCGCATCTGCCGAGCGCGTCGGCGATCGCCCGCACGAGCCACCCCCGGCTCCGCAGCCCCTCCGGCGCACCGTGCAGCAGCCGCAGCATCTCCGGTACCGCCGGGGCGTGTCCCAGCCTGCCGAGCGCGAACAGCAGCGGTACGGCACGGTCGTACGTATCGAGCGCGTCGAGGGGAACCTCGCCGAGCCGCTCGCGCAGCAGTGGAGCGAGCGGGGCCGCCGCCGGGCCCAAGTGCTGGACCTCGTAACCGGTTTCGGGCGGCACGACCGGACCGTCCAGCACCTCGGCGAGCGCCGCCACCGCGCGCGGGTCCCCGGCCCTGGCCAGCGCCTTGAGCGGGGCGCCGAGGGTCGGTACCCCGCGCTCCCACTGGCGTATTCGGTGCTCGGGGCCCATCGCCACCAGGGCGGCCAAATGGTCGCCGGCCGGGGCGGCCAGACCGAAGAGGGACTCCAGGACGGAGGCCGCGGCATCGCGCAACCGCTGCTCCTCGGTGACGACCTGCTCGCCGATCAACGCGACCAGCTCTTCGTACGAGCCCCGCCATTCACGGAAGAGCCCCGCCGACATCCACACGGCATTGCACCGGTCGGCCGGCTCGTCGCTGCTCAACTGCCCCTTGAGCAGGGCGATCCGGTCGACGGTCCGGCCGCCGAGCGCGGTGTGCAGGGTCCGCAGGAGATGACCCCCCTCCTCGTCGGCGGGGCGCAGGCGTCGCAGATGGCCGATGAGGGTGTCGGTGTCGGGCCGCTCAGGCTGGTCCGGTACCCGGGTGCGTCGTGATCTGGCCCGGAGCAGCGCGACGACGGTGGGCACGAGGTCGGCGGGCAGGCGATCGGGTGCGCAGCCGGCGAGTTGGCCGAGGGCGGCGAGCCGCAGCCCGGGGTCGTGCGGAGCGGCCCCGAGTTCGACCAGGTACTCCACCGCGGGAGCGGCGGACGCGGTGTGCAGGCGCGCGAACAGTCCCAGGCCCTCGGCCAGGGCCGGCCGGACCTGTTCCTCCTCTTCCTCCTCGAGCCGTCCCGTCAACAGCCCGAGGACGCGCTCCGGTTGGCCGAGGAACCGCACGAGCGCCGTCGGTGCCGCCCGGCGCACCTCCGGGTCCCGGTCCGCGAGCAGGCCGATGAAGGCCGCGGCGCCCGACCGTATCGCCGTCCGGGCCATGGCGTAGTTGCCCTCGGCGCCCGCCCCGTCCTCGAGCGGCCCTTCGTCGAAGGCGTCCCCACCGCCGATGCTGACGAGCAACTCCACGACGCCGCCCCGGTCGCGGATTTCCGAGTGCCCGACGAGTTCGAACAGGAACGGGATGCACGCGAGCGTCGAGTCGTAGACATCGCCCTGGTGGTGCACGGCCCCGTACATCCCGTCGAGCGCTCTCTCACGCTCCTGCGGGCAGGCGGAGGCCAGTCCCCGGAGCAACTCCGGGACGTCCTCGGCGCTTCCATAGGCATGTTTCATCGAGGCCCAGCCGACCTCGTCCATCCCCGTGAACACGGCATCCTCCCCAGGTGTACGGCAACTCATCGTGAGTGTGCACCAAGGCACTGACAGTCACGTGTGCCTTTGGGGGCGTGTTCCGGCGACGAGGGTGGAACGGGGCCGCCGCCCACGCCCAGGGGATTCGCATCGAGGCGCGGACGGCGGGGGACCGGTGGGACGCGTCAGACTCCGACGCCGAAGTCGGAGGCGATCCCGGACAGACCCGAGGCGTACCCCTGGCCCACCGCGCGGAACTTCCACTCCGCGCCGTTGCGGTACAACTCGCCGAAGATCATCGCGGTTTCGGACGCGGCGTCCTCCGACAGGTCGTAGCGCGCGAGTTCGGTGCCGCCGGCCTGGTTGACGACGCGGATGAACGCGTTGCGGACCTGGCCGAAGCTCTGTCCGCGCGCGTCGGCGTCATGGATCGAGACCGGGAACACGATCTTGGCGACCTCGGCCGGTACGCCGGCCAGGTTCACCTTGATGGACTCGTCGTCGCCCTCGCCCTCACCGGTCAGGTTGTCGCCGGTGTGCTCGACCGAACCGTCCGGGCTCTTCAGGTTGTTGTAGAAGACGAAGTGCTGGTCCGAGAGGACCTTGCCCGACTCGTCGACCAGCAGCGCGGACGCGTCGAGGTCGTAGTCGGTGCCCGTCGTGGTCCGCACGTCCCAGCCCAGACCGACGAGGACCGCGGTCAGGCCCGGCGCCTCCTTGCTGAGCGAGACATTGCCGCCTTTGGACAGGGAAACTCCCACGCTGCTCTCCTCCGTGCTGCCGTCGGCCGGGCGAGTGGACGCCCGGCACTGGATGGATCGACACCAAAAAACTACATCACTGTAGAAATAGAGCGGGAGTTGCCAGCCGAAACTCGTCGGTCCCAGGTGCTGCTCGCCGCGGTGCCGGGCGTGACCAGGCCCGTTTCGTACGCCGTGACGACCGCCTGGACGCGGTCGCGCAGGCCGGGTTCGGCGAGGATGGGGGCCACATGGGTCTTGACCGTCGCCTCGGCCAGGTGGAGGTGGGCGGCGAGTTCGGCGTTGCTCAACCCCTGTGCGAGCAGACGCAGGACTTCGAGCTCGCGCGGGGTCAACGGGGCCAGGTCACGATGGAGCACGGCCGTCTCGGGAGACCGGCGGGCATGACGCTCGACCAGGCGACGGGTGATCGTCGGGGCCAGGAGGGCGTCACCGGAGCGGACCAGGCGGACGGCGGAGAGCAGGTGTTCGGGGGTGACGTCCTTGAGGAGGAACCCGCTGGCCCCGGCGGACAGCGCCGCGTACACCAGGTCGTCGAGGTCGAAAGTCGTGAGGATGATCACGCGGGGCGGGTCGGACGTGCCGGTCAGGATGCGGCGGGTGGCCTCCAGGCCGTCCAGTCCCGGCATCCAAGATGTCCATCAGCACCAGGTGGGGGCGGGCGCGGCGGACCGCCTCCACGGCTTCGGCGCCGTCGGCCGCCACCGCGACCACGTCGATGCCGTCGGCCATGAGGACGACGCCGCGGCAGACCGTCGTCATGGTCGTCACCTCGGTCGCCATGACCGGACTCATCGGCGGCGGTGTCGGAGTGCCGCTCGGCGTCGCCCTGAACGGCTGGATCGTGCCGGCCATGGGGCACAGCGCAAGGCTGAACCTGCCCGAGTCCGTCATCGCCGTCTACCGCACGACCGAACTGATCCTGCTCGCCCTCGGCGGGCTGCTGATCGCCGTCCTGGGCGCGCTGCTGCCGGCGGGCTGGACCGCCCGGACCCGCGGTGCCGTCGCCCTGCGCACGGAATAGCGGCGGAACAGGAGGGGAACAGG is a window of Streptomyces mirabilis DNA encoding:
- a CDS encoding DUF4132 domain-containing protein, translating into MGWIETSSGYAVTLDGVQVRCRNAAGRTLKQVPAKLRDDVEVVRLRQLAEWLERHEQECRSQVDTWIVRSLPVPTDLLARVWPDAAWQEALRDLVVAPVDADGTVALERAGFLRDADPEQGLGVVDLDGDSVRLAARTVVIPHPVLLEDLEELREFAAELGVEQGAGQLFREVWPRPDERDGAAFEWSAYAGGKFEELRHATARAGSYGYRVRGGYAVCPLIENGVAVEAAYWIGADYPESETRTGGLEWRAAGGRRLPLREVGPVAWSEGVRMAALVYAGRVVNGEDEEGEL
- a CDS encoding HEAT repeat domain-containing protein is translated as MFTGMDEVGWASMKHAYGSAEDVPELLRGLASACPQERERALDGMYGAVHHQGDVYDSTLACIPFLFELVGHSEIRDRGGVVELLVSIGGGDAFDEGPLEDGAGAEGNYAMARTAIRSGAAAFIGLLADRDPEVRRAAPTALVRFLGQPERVLGLLTGRLEEEEEEQVRPALAEGLGLFARLHTASAAPAVEYLVELGAAPHDPGLRLAALGQLAGCAPDRLPADLVPTVVALLRARSRRTRVPDQPERPDTDTLIGHLRRLRPADEEGGHLLRTLHTALGGRTVDRIALLKGQLSSDEPADRCNAVWMSAGLFREWRGSYEELVALIGEQVVTEEQRLRDAAASVLESLFGLAAPAGDHLAALVAMGPEHRIRQWERGVPTLGAPLKALARAGDPRAVAALAEVLDGPVVPPETGYEVQHLGPAAAPLAPLLRERLGEVPLDALDTYDRAVPLLFALGRLGHAPAVPEMLRLLHGAPEGLRSRGWLVRAIADALGRCGPDAREAIPALRKLLDGGSAVAAAGALWSVEGDAEAVLLTLRRELVEEPLHARNAAEALARLGPAARPALPALRRMADSGKVWPRAIAAGALWDIAGDPKPVLPALRSAWEQNAHTRTVLADCLIRMGPAGSPAHDLLRTELATPRRHQARAGGYGSHDITEDEQLLRACRAALDAA
- a CDS encoding ATP-binding protein is translated as MSDGQTTASGVTAAGATTRTDVTEAVGVTGVTGVSSVTGARQIELPEDRYAEELAFLAAYDEGPRPPGWHLTPRAVVTFVCGSDGETLSGADGRRLVVSRKFVGDRGLVERCVVTLAGERGLLLVGEPGTAKSMLSELLAAAVCGTSALTVQGTAGTTEDQLRYGWNYAMLLAAGPSRAAMVPSPVLTAMTRGAVARIEEVTRCLPEVQDALVSLLSERRIAVPELAGGPDGDGTVHAVPGFTLIATANLRDRGVSEMSAALKRRFNFETVGPIDDLDAETELVRGQATAALARSGARFCVDDAVLEALVTAFRDLRSGRSAEGWEVERPTTVMSTAEAVQVATSMGLGAAYLGDGRDVVRTLPGHLLGTVRKDDPADHARLLGYWDGPVRRRAEQGAALWRTLWELRDDLV
- a CDS encoding DUF5682 family protein, producing MTSCEAAADSAASPEAALEALAECREPFLIGVRHHSPALAAAVPGMLSAAAPEVLLIELPEEFAPWLEHLADPATVPPVALAGSREHGGVVFLPFAEFSPELAAIRWAREAGVPVVPFDLPLAARDADERARVVTEEPDAGGAGGGRGRLAAALRALAGGRTEDDLWARLVESGAPGAGAEELRRAALLVGWALRADTGEDAVDPYDLRREANMRGRLAEYSGRRTAAVIGAFHAPALLRAGSGPVGSGVRPVGSVAGPVRSGAGPVRSGAGSAEDVPSVITSLVPYSYPLLDERSGYPAGIRDPEWQRGVFRAAGEPGRLDELLTATAVRICAAVRETGHPSGPADAREVVRVARDLATLRGLPAAGRGELVEAVQTVLTQGQLLGRGRVVAAAMERVLVGDRQGRLAPGTPRSGLAPAVEGLLAELSLPSPTAPARRELRLDALRSELDRRREISLRRMAICRVPYGEEAGVTGVGDGTALTTRWTVTWTPSTAAMLDVTGVHGVTLEQAAGGVLARRRAAERRDGGPTAAQVLAGLEDAARCALPGLASKRLAEVAELLPASASLPELLGGLDLLSRIDAGHVPGLPASWEKERIEAAYEELGSAGVRALDGLTGSTDTADARALVDLATRVDGAGGGLRLADALARLDEDGTPLIRGAAGAARVLLGLREATDFGTRLASRVDGAVTPELRSDLASFLRGTLLAAGPLLETGEAVDPLLERVESLTDRAFLDRLPALRAGFDVLAPAARSRMLAAVEDRTGRAVGELPDAVAEPGFLARMAAADLAGRTALATAGLDPLGTEPSPTSHQTPHDNPAVPKSPAVPNSPAVPNSPAVPGSPTVPSGPDVPDSPAVPDSLGPGDRWRLLLGRARELTGRPGRIARALDELYGSGRGEGVGEPGDAGAGGGSEASFPDVRSWSEELAALFGPGVREEVLAAAADSGRVDALQELDPASARPSVELLRTVLSYAGGMPEQQLARLRPLVARLVKELTDALAHRLRPALAGLAHPRPTRRPGGPLDLARTVRANLATARRDPATGAVTVLPERPVFRTRARKAADWRLVLVVDVSGSMEASTIWAALTASVVAGVPALSTHFVAFSTEVMDLTDQVDDPLGLLLEVRVGGGTSIARGLRHARSLVTVPSRTLVVLISDFEEGGPVGPLLSEVRALVDSGCHVLGCASLDDAGRPRYSTGVAGQLVAAGMPVAALSPLELARWVGERMGGTHR